A window of the Helianthus annuus cultivar XRQ/B chromosome 4, HanXRQr2.0-SUNRISE, whole genome shotgun sequence genome harbors these coding sequences:
- the LOC110936733 gene encoding chaperone protein dnaJ 20, chloroplastic-like codes for MNCNHFPSAAQSLLNSPNKPPISSHPSNLFFKSNNTHVKIPQISTRTPNITARASTATANRITTVENETLYDLLGISENGTLSEIKHAYKKMALKYHPDVSPPDRAEEYTVKFIRVQEAYETLSDPEARSVYDSYMAKGLPFNFSGKRETRFDQRSEDKKRWKETWTGQISELTRRSRTGPNRVNRTGGMSWAARIRKQRSESCGYGSDSDQ; via the coding sequence ATGAACTGCAATCATTTCCCTTCAGCTGCTCAATCCCTCCTTAATTCACCCAATAAACCACCCATTTCATCTCATCCCTCCAATCTTTTCTTCAAATCCAATAATACCCATGTTAAGATACCTCAGATTTCGACACGTACACCTAACATAACCGCCAGAgcctccaccgccaccgccaACAGAATAACGACGGTGGAAAATGAGACATTGTATGACCTACTTGGTATATCGGAAAACGGCACACTGTCAGAGATTAAACACGCGTATAAAAAGATGGCATTAAAGTACCATCCTGACGTGTCGCCTCCGGATAGGGCGGAGGAGTACACAGTGAAGTTTATTCGGGTGCAGGAAGCGTATGAGACGTTATCCGACCCGGAGGCTAGATCCGTATATGATAGTTATATGGCGAAAGGGTTGCCCTTTAATTTTTCGGGTAAGAGGGAGACCCGGTTTGACCAGAGATCCGAGGATAAGAAACGGTGGAAGGAGACGTGGACGGGGCAAATATCGGAGCTTACGCGGCGGAGCAGGACGGGTCCGAATAGGGTGAACCGGACAGGGGGAATGTCGTGGGCGGCCCGGATCCGGAAGCAGCGAAGCGAATCATGTGGTTATGGGTCGGATTCGGATCAATAA
- the LOC110933611 gene encoding heterogeneous nuclear ribonucleoprotein U-like protein 1: MEMDDDSDPELQTGTPGHPISISSGSPYQGSPYRGPDSFAERWNQHEWAFTPSYHNSPAQPPLDEPHLQAVSPPPLPVEEPPQQPPQPPHEPPRRGRNARISVRGGPRFSSPQGSSSYPPIPEDPQMGGPSHAVPEDDPPPVSYAPPPPPMGFDNLIPTYPGSSRYNPSGYPTTMDYGYQTSVGYGTQDPYLTAAQYNALYPSSYPPVYPTGYLVQGYQYPPYQQPPPPQQEQTREILQRLDRVERKADETNKKHSSFLKGLASLIKGKKK, from the coding sequence ATGGAAATGGATGACGACTCGGACCCAGAACTGCAAACCGGAACACCGGGCCACCCTATCAGCATTTCGAGCGGTTCTCCATATCAAGGATCGCCATATCGTGGGCCCGATTCGTTTGCCGAAAGGTGGAACCAACATGAATGGGCATTTACCCCTTCATATCACAACTCTCCTGCTCAACCTCCATTGGATGAGCCGCATCTTCAAGCAGTTTCTCCACCACCTCTTCCTGTTGAGGAGCCACCTCAACAACCACCTCAACCACCTCATGAGCCGCCGAGGCGGGGGAGGAATGCACGAATATCCGTGCGAGGGGGACCGCGGTTCAGTTCCCCTCAAGGTTCAAGCTCTTACCCTCCTATCCCCgaggacccacaaatgggtggaccctcACACGCGGTGCCGGAAGACGATCCTCCGCCGGTTTCTTatgcaccaccgccaccgccaatGGGTTTCGACAACCTGATACCAACTTACCCAGGTTCATCTAGGTATAACCCATCTGGATATCCAACCACTATGGATTATGGATATCAAACCTCTGTGGGTTATGGAACCCAAGATCCGTATCTTACGGCTGCACAGTACAACGCACTCTATCCTTCTTCTTACCCTCCAGTTTACCCAACTGGATATCTGGTGCAGGGGTATCAATACCCACCATATcagcaacctcctcctccccaACAGGAGCAAACTCGGGAGATTCTACAGAGGTTGGACAGGGTTGAGCGTAAAGCAGATGAAACCAACAAAAAGCACAGCAGCTTTCTCAAGGGCCTTGCAAGTCTCATCAAAGGCAAAAAGAAATAG